One Mangrovimonas cancribranchiae DNA segment encodes these proteins:
- a CDS encoding flavin reductase family protein: MISFEPKDLSTGKLHGYLLSAVAPRPIAFASTVDKDGNPNLSPFSFFNVFSANPPILIFSPARRVRNNTTKHTLENVEETKEVVINVVNYDIVHQMSLSSTEYPENINEFDKAGLTMLQSDIVKPFRVAESPVQLECKVNDIIKLGTEGGAGNLVICEVVKLHIEDEMLNEEGIIDQEKLDLVARAGGSFYSRAKKGFFEIPKPLSTLGIGVDSFPEHIKNSMILTGNDLGMLGNVEKLPTTAEVKTFIEEVSERYPNISEASHREKHKLAHNYLSFGDIQSAWKILLS; the protein is encoded by the coding sequence ATGATTTCATTTGAACCTAAAGACCTATCTACAGGAAAGTTACATGGCTATTTGCTTAGTGCTGTGGCACCAAGACCTATAGCTTTTGCAAGTACTGTTGATAAAGATGGAAACCCCAATCTATCACCGTTTAGTTTTTTTAATGTCTTTAGTGCTAATCCGCCCATTTTAATTTTTTCACCAGCAAGGCGCGTTAGAAACAATACCACCAAACACACTCTTGAGAATGTTGAAGAAACTAAAGAAGTGGTTATTAATGTGGTAAATTACGACATTGTGCATCAAATGTCATTAAGCAGTACCGAATATCCAGAAAACATTAACGAGTTTGATAAAGCTGGATTAACCATGTTACAATCGGATATTGTAAAGCCATTTCGTGTGGCAGAATCACCTGTACAATTAGAGTGTAAAGTGAACGATATTATTAAACTAGGAACCGAAGGCGGTGCTGGAAATTTAGTAATATGCGAGGTAGTAAAGTTGCATATTGAAGACGAGATGTTAAATGAGGAAGGTATTATCGACCAAGAAAAACTAGATTTAGTAGCACGTGCTGGAGGAAGTTTTTACAGTCGTGCAAAAAAAGGCTTTTTTGAAATTCCGAAGCCATTATCAACTTTAGGAATTGGGGTCGACAGCTTTCCTGAGCATATAAAAAACAGTATGATTTTAACAGGAAACGATTTAGGGATGTTAGGAAACGTAGAAAAACTACCTACAACGGCCGAAGTAAAAACATTTATAGAAGAGGTTAGCGAACGTTATCCAAATATTTCGGAAGCCTCACATAGAGAAAAACATAAATTAGCACATAATTATTTAAGCTTTGGAGACATACAAAGCGCATGGAAAATTTTATTATCATAA
- a CDS encoding DUF3127 domain-containing protein, translating into MEVQGRIKLIGETQTFGNNGFRKREVVVTTEEQYPQHLMVEFVQDKTDLLNNFQVGQQVKININLRGREWVNPQGETKYFNSIQGWRIETLQQEQGAQNVPPVPPADAFEPANDLNEDEHDDLPF; encoded by the coding sequence ATGGAAGTACAAGGAAGAATTAAACTTATTGGAGAAACGCAGACGTTTGGTAATAACGGATTTAGAAAACGCGAGGTTGTGGTAACAACAGAAGAGCAATACCCACAACATTTAATGGTAGAGTTTGTTCAAGACAAAACCGATTTATTAAACAACTTTCAAGTAGGACAACAAGTAAAAATAAATATTAACTTAAGAGGACGTGAGTGGGTAAATCCACAAGGGGAAACAAAATATTTTAACTCTATACAAGGATGGAGAATTGAAACGTTACAACAAGAGCAAGGAGCCCAAAATGTTCCACCAGTACCACCAGCTGATGCTTTTGAGCCTGCTAACGATTTAAACGAAGATGAACACGACGATCTTCCGTTTTAA
- a CDS encoding TIGR00366 family protein, with product MKIAKFIETLFKRYLPSPFTIAVLLTLLTVILALVLTKPVTGDNHVLEILSYWESGIWNNSLLVFAYQMMLILVLGHILVLSKPVNRLITSITTYANTTQKAVVLVSVTTMLVAFFNWGLGLIFGAILARKIGEQAQDTKTPLNYPLVGAAGYVGLMVWHGGISGSALIKVSETNHIKNFMANISSAEMLVKLPESINFNQTVFSGTNLLLFAILLIAIPLVLSKVAKITSPTVINLERYQFTTKAKNNLKGAEQLDSSKWLSIGFGGLILIAFLYQYWGSLMQFQITPNMLNFFMLGLGIILHGSFNSFLKALEEAIKGASGILIQFPLYFGIMGIMKSTGMVVMISDFFVSIANETTLPIFTFFSAGLVNIFVPSGGGQWAVQGPIVIESALKLGVPLPKAIMALAYGDQITNMLQPFWALPLLGITKLKAKEILPYTLIMMVVGVMVFLGGLLLL from the coding sequence ATGAAGATTGCAAAATTTATAGAAACACTATTTAAACGCTATTTACCATCACCGTTTACCATTGCCGTACTATTAACACTACTTACGGTAATTCTAGCATTAGTATTAACAAAACCAGTAACAGGTGATAACCATGTTTTAGAAATTCTATCGTATTGGGAAAGTGGTATATGGAACAATAGTTTGTTGGTTTTTGCTTACCAAATGATGCTTATTTTAGTTTTAGGTCATATTTTGGTGCTAAGTAAACCTGTTAATAGATTAATAACAAGCATTACAACTTATGCCAACACAACACAAAAAGCTGTTGTATTAGTAAGTGTTACAACAATGTTAGTGGCGTTTTTTAATTGGGGGTTAGGCTTAATTTTTGGCGCTATTTTAGCACGGAAAATTGGCGAGCAAGCTCAAGACACAAAAACACCTTTAAACTATCCTTTAGTTGGTGCTGCTGGTTATGTAGGATTAATGGTTTGGCATGGAGGAATTAGTGGTTCGGCATTAATAAAAGTGTCTGAAACTAATCATATTAAAAACTTTATGGCTAATATTTCTTCTGCTGAAATGTTAGTGAAATTACCCGAAAGCATAAATTTTAATCAAACTGTTTTTAGTGGGACTAATTTATTGCTGTTTGCCATTTTACTAATTGCTATACCTCTTGTGCTTTCTAAAGTGGCAAAAATCACGTCGCCTACTGTAATTAATTTAGAAAGGTATCAGTTTACCACAAAAGCAAAAAATAATCTTAAAGGAGCGGAACAACTTGATTCTTCAAAATGGTTGTCCATAGGGTTTGGCGGATTAATTTTAATCGCCTTTTTGTATCAATATTGGGGCAGTTTAATGCAATTTCAAATTACACCTAACATGCTTAATTTTTTTATGTTAGGTCTGGGAATTATACTTCATGGCTCTTTTAATAGTTTTTTAAAAGCACTTGAAGAAGCCATAAAAGGCGCGTCAGGAATATTAATCCAGTTTCCATTGTATTTTGGTATAATGGGTATTATGAAAAGCACCGGAATGGTGGTTATGATTTCCGATTTTTTCGTGTCTATTGCAAACGAAACAACCTTACCCATTTTCACTTTTTTTAGTGCTGGACTAGTCAATATTTTTGTGCCAAGCGGTGGCGGACAATGGGCTGTACAAGGACCAATAGTTATCGAGTCTGCCTTGAAATTAGGAGTGCCTTTACCAAAAGCAATCATGGCGTTAGCTTATGGCGACCAAATAACCAACATGCTACAACCATTTTGGGCACTGCCATTATTAGGAATAACAAAATTAAAAGCTAAAGAAATTCTGCCATATACACTTATTATGATGGTTGTTGGCGTCATGGTGTTTCTTGGCGGACTTCTATTATTATGA
- a CDS encoding DNA-3-methyladenine glycosylase I, with the protein MEKHRCGWCVGDPLYEAYHDNEWGVPVYDDDTLFEFLILETFQAGLSWITVLKKRDNFRKAFDDFDYKKIAQYGQGKIDELLQDAGIIRNKLKVRATVTNAQAFIEIQEEFGSFSKYIWNFVDGKPITNAWKNYKDAPATTTLSDTLSKDLKKRGFKFVGSTVIYAHMQATGMVNDHEVDCFRYNEV; encoded by the coding sequence ATGGAGAAACATAGATGTGGCTGGTGTGTTGGCGACCCTTTATACGAAGCTTATCATGATAACGAATGGGGTGTTCCCGTTTATGATGACGACACCCTTTTTGAATTCTTAATTTTAGAAACTTTTCAAGCAGGCTTAAGCTGGATTACCGTTTTAAAAAAGCGCGATAACTTTAGAAAGGCTTTTGATGATTTTGATTATAAAAAAATAGCCCAGTATGGACAGGGTAAAATTGATGAATTACTCCAAGATGCTGGCATTATAAGAAATAAGCTTAAAGTACGTGCTACAGTTACAAACGCACAAGCGTTTATAGAAATACAGGAAGAATTCGGGAGTTTCAGCAAATACATTTGGAATTTTGTTGATGGCAAACCTATTACTAATGCTTGGAAAAATTATAAAGATGCTCCTGCTACCACAACATTAAGCGACACGCTAAGCAAGGACTTAAAAAAACGCGGGTTTAAGTTTGTAGGATCGACTGTTATTTATGCCCATATGCAAGCTACTGGTATGGTAAACGATCATGAAGTTGATTGTTTTAGATATAATGAAGTTTAA
- a CDS encoding thioredoxin family protein, which produces MKQIIENSLKTSMSYQEYINLVDNLTLTNSTTGPEKTEALVNYTALNQRRMARWNKKLHLTESQKETVKAFNNQVIWLVLTESWCGDAAHIMPVINKVAELSDNINLRVVLRDENLELMDLFLTNGGRSIPKLIMLDAKSHDVIGTFGPRPSAATQMVNDYKETHGTLTPEFKEDLQLWYNKDKGQTIVKDLINLLPVNVFL; this is translated from the coding sequence ATGAAACAGATTATAGAAAATAGTTTAAAAACCAGCATGTCTTACCAAGAGTATATCAATTTGGTAGATAATTTGACGTTGACTAACTCGACAACAGGACCAGAGAAAACAGAAGCTTTGGTTAATTACACGGCTTTAAACCAAAGGCGAATGGCACGATGGAATAAAAAGTTACATCTTACCGAAAGTCAAAAAGAAACGGTTAAGGCATTTAATAATCAAGTTATTTGGTTGGTGTTAACAGAAAGTTGGTGTGGCGATGCAGCTCATATTATGCCAGTCATAAATAAGGTAGCAGAATTAAGTGATAATATAAACTTAAGAGTTGTGCTTAGAGATGAAAACCTGGAGTTAATGGATTTATTTTTAACCAATGGTGGGCGCTCAATACCTAAACTTATTATGCTAGATGCTAAATCGCACGATGTTATTGGTACATTTGGGCCAAGACCTAGTGCAGCAACACAAATGGTAAACGATTATAAGGAAACTCATGGAACGTTAACACCAGAGTTTAAAGAAGATTTACAATTGTGGTATAATAAAGATAAAGGACAAACCATTGTAAAAGATTTAATTAATCTTTTACCTGTTAATGTTTTCCTTTAA